From a single Rubrobacter tropicus genomic region:
- a CDS encoding NERD domain-containing protein, producing the protein MNGPTTSETGRRGHTRESLLPYQPPAELTTRALAAGVDLAGAGVPVVLLFPADPAEARTGLLALAFGVALACYHASLEALFGATVGKLVFGLRVVDARTGAKPSAIAALRRNLPRAVDVALAYLPGALSAWISPSNRSVGDRLAGTVVVAARAGTAPFGFPGLRDHRRRAEEEARRRREHAGLMGEEMVAGELERLARLDGDYYVWNDLDGGRGVGNIDHLVVGPGGITIIETKANRGLVSVGGFGVPTVDGRPLHRDVLEQVDRQRRAVLRRMGLGDVDPEKIVGYEWLICFPRGRLDPQMNPAVRRRLATTRDLRWRLRNQTPTATPAQLRDMVGAVSRMYGRGPDLSPPGRSPDEDPGVQAGPEGRPRGRWA; encoded by the coding sequence TTGAACGGCCCGACCACAAGCGAAACAGGGCGGCGCGGGCACACCAGGGAGTCCCTGCTTCCGTACCAGCCCCCCGCCGAGCTCACCACAAGGGCGCTGGCCGCCGGCGTGGACCTCGCCGGCGCCGGCGTCCCCGTAGTGTTGCTCTTCCCGGCCGACCCGGCAGAAGCGAGAACCGGCCTGCTCGCCCTGGCCTTCGGGGTTGCGCTGGCCTGCTACCACGCCTCCCTGGAGGCGCTCTTCGGAGCCACGGTCGGCAAGCTCGTCTTCGGGTTGCGGGTGGTGGACGCCCGCACCGGCGCGAAGCCGTCCGCGATCGCGGCGCTGCGGCGCAACCTTCCTCGCGCGGTGGACGTCGCCCTCGCCTACCTGCCGGGGGCGCTCTCGGCGTGGATCTCCCCGAGCAACAGGTCCGTGGGCGACCGCCTGGCCGGCACCGTCGTCGTCGCTGCTCGGGCCGGCACCGCGCCTTTCGGCTTCCCCGGGCTCCGGGACCACAGGCGGCGCGCCGAAGAGGAGGCCCGCCGGCGTCGGGAGCACGCCGGGCTCATGGGCGAGGAGATGGTCGCGGGCGAGTTGGAGCGGCTCGCGCGGCTGGACGGCGACTACTACGTGTGGAACGACCTGGACGGCGGCAGGGGGGTCGGGAACATTGACCACCTGGTGGTCGGCCCGGGCGGTATCACCATCATCGAGACCAAGGCGAACCGCGGTCTCGTGAGCGTCGGGGGCTTCGGCGTCCCCACCGTGGACGGGCGGCCCCTGCACCGGGACGTGCTGGAGCAGGTGGACCGCCAGCGGCGGGCGGTCCTGCGGAGGATGGGTCTCGGGGACGTGGACCCCGAGAAGATCGTGGGCTACGAGTGGCTTATCTGCTTTCCCCGGGGGAGGCTCGACCCGCAGATGAACCCCGCCGTCAGGCGCCGCCTAGCCACCACGCGGGACCTCAGATGGCGCCTTCGCAACCAGACCCCCACGGCCACGCCCGCCCAACTGCGGGACATGGTGGGCGCCGTCTCGAGGATGTACGGGCGCGGCCCGGACCTCTCGCCGCCCGGACGGTCCCCCGACGAAGACCCGGGCGTGCAGGCCGGTCCGGAGGGGCGCCCTCGCGGCCGTTGGGCCTGA
- a CDS encoding DUF3854 domain-containing protein, which produces MTTERGGAGRRPHRDNRYDTDLINGEALAVCDHYLSDRRREGRRYVYVCPDCGKADFEVEPVKGLAGCFNPGCPMPRTTNALGIVSHMEGLEPQGVDFVRCLEKAYEILGLTMTPPSARPADAGRPENGTRSWEREDGAAVAAPEPNGSYDVQVPREDDPGGETFVEDLHPPRGRRWVRQNGEGEDHEGAPVRPAPRGERVYPIEAYFEGPDGEQIPTEAVIVDEGPEIAELPAAVVSPGGPAAEYPPEEAELADERELRHAVYERLLALCPLEERDADFFEGRGLDRRTIDEGGFGSISCRRSRWVAERLRELFGDEDLLTVPGFYRPERAPDRIRFSLYGDYALIPYHDAEGFITTVEGRLIGEPKNSRDKKYKALLGSGVHLYVHPRFGPGEVVAFCEGAIGAMVAARYGVPMAAIKGFRNYKVSAREPGADRVLPELEGVDFAGREVVYIPDVDVKPQSRAEVMEAVPAACEWLVRRQGGVPKVALLPMGAKDLDEWLLSLPESERTAQAGELLADAVDLGAWISSLEGFPEEDHPVEDVKPAADTAPEARAAGTARTTPPAGGKRDLLGDDDATPAAGLFVDRPSASEMEPQGNDGADTRELRWDGGRVGPGRAERPNGSHGGAAPATHDPERARKGPMHPAMARWYDVARYTPEQVADARQQTAIRKVAGNRRPTVRDTPVTLPRWTPGEVLLALAVALATAVGLCLLAYAMRAGGGALGVAGALITWPFWWLEAALYAWAGALAALWVVGRRHRARDRQLRAHLQREE; this is translated from the coding sequence ATGACCACGGAAAGAGGCGGCGCCGGCCGGCGCCCGCACCGCGACAACCGCTACGACACCGACCTCATAAACGGCGAGGCGCTGGCCGTGTGCGACCACTACCTGAGCGATCGCCGGCGCGAGGGGCGCAGGTACGTCTACGTCTGCCCGGACTGCGGAAAGGCGGACTTCGAGGTGGAGCCGGTCAAGGGGCTGGCGGGGTGCTTCAATCCGGGGTGCCCGATGCCCAGGACGACCAACGCGCTGGGCATCGTATCCCACATGGAGGGTCTCGAGCCCCAAGGCGTGGACTTTGTCCGCTGCCTGGAGAAGGCCTACGAGATCCTCGGCCTGACAATGACGCCGCCGTCGGCCCGGCCGGCGGACGCCGGTCGGCCAGAGAACGGGACGCGAAGCTGGGAGAGGGAGGACGGCGCCGCGGTGGCCGCGCCCGAACCAAACGGGTCTTACGATGTACAGGTTCCCCGAGAGGACGACCCGGGCGGAGAAACTTTTGTAGAGGATCTTCACCCGCCGCGGGGGAGGCGGTGGGTCCGTCAGAACGGGGAGGGCGAAGACCACGAAGGGGCGCCGGTTAGGCCCGCCCCGCGGGGCGAGCGGGTCTACCCGATAGAGGCCTACTTCGAGGGGCCGGACGGCGAGCAGATCCCGACGGAGGCGGTTATCGTCGACGAGGGCCCGGAGATCGCGGAGCTCCCGGCGGCCGTCGTAAGCCCCGGGGGGCCCGCCGCCGAGTACCCGCCGGAAGAGGCCGAGCTTGCCGACGAGCGGGAGCTCAGGCACGCCGTCTACGAGAGGCTGCTCGCGCTCTGCCCGCTCGAGGAGCGCGACGCGGATTTCTTCGAGGGGCGCGGCCTCGATCGCCGGACGATCGACGAGGGGGGGTTCGGCTCCATCTCCTGCCGGAGATCCCGTTGGGTCGCCGAGAGGCTGCGAGAGCTCTTCGGCGACGAGGACCTGCTCACGGTTCCCGGTTTCTACCGACCGGAGCGTGCGCCTGACCGGATCCGCTTCTCCCTCTACGGTGACTACGCCCTGATCCCCTACCACGACGCCGAAGGGTTCATCACCACCGTGGAGGGCCGCCTGATCGGGGAGCCCAAGAACAGCCGGGACAAGAAGTACAAGGCGCTCCTGGGCAGCGGCGTCCACCTCTACGTCCACCCGCGCTTCGGGCCCGGCGAGGTGGTCGCCTTCTGCGAGGGCGCGATCGGAGCGATGGTGGCGGCGCGCTACGGCGTTCCCATGGCCGCCATCAAGGGGTTCCGCAACTACAAGGTCTCAGCCCGAGAGCCCGGCGCCGACCGCGTCCTGCCGGAGCTCGAAGGGGTGGATTTCGCCGGCCGCGAGGTGGTCTACATCCCCGACGTGGACGTCAAACCGCAGTCGCGGGCGGAGGTGATGGAGGCGGTGCCCGCGGCCTGCGAGTGGCTCGTGAGGCGTCAGGGCGGCGTCCCAAAGGTCGCCCTGCTCCCCATGGGGGCCAAGGACCTCGACGAGTGGCTGCTGTCGCTGCCCGAGTCGGAGAGAACGGCGCAGGCCGGCGAGCTGCTCGCGGACGCGGTGGACCTCGGCGCGTGGATCAGCTCCCTCGAAGGTTTCCCCGAAGAGGACCACCCGGTAGAAGACGTCAAGCCGGCGGCCGACACAGCCCCCGAGGCGCGCGCGGCGGGCACCGCCCGCACCACCCCGCCCGCGGGGGGCAAGCGGGACCTGCTCGGCGACGACGACGCAACGCCGGCCGCCGGCCTCTTCGTCGATCGCCCCAGCGCATCCGAAATGGAACCGCAGGGGAACGACGGCGCGGACACCCGGGAGCTCAGGTGGGACGGCGGCCGGGTCGGGCCCGGCCGCGCGGAGCGCCCCAACGGCTCTCACGGCGGTGCTGCTCCCGCCACCCACGACCCGGAGAGGGCGCGGAAGGGGCCGATGCACCCGGCGATGGCGCGGTGGTACGATGTCGCGCGCTATACCCCCGAGCAGGTCGCGGACGCCCGCCAGCAGACGGCGATCCGGAAGGTGGCGGGCAACCGCAGGCCGACCGTGAGAGACACCCCCGTGACGCTGCCGCGGTGGACGCCCGGGGAGGTCCTCCTCGCGTTGGCGGTGGCGCTCGCGACGGCGGTCGGACTCTGCCTCCTGGCCTACGCCATGCGTGCCGGCGGCGGCGCCCTCGGCGTCGCGGGCGCCCTCATCACGTGGCCGTTCTGGTGGCTGGAGGCGGCGCTCTACGCCTGGGCCGGCGCCCTCGCGGCCCTTTGGGTGGTCGGCCGGCGGCACCGCGCCAGGGACCGCCAGCTGCGCGCCCACCTCCAGCGCGAAGAGTGA
- a CDS encoding replication-relaxation family protein, producing MAKKSSGRGQITPRDERIFRDLYHTRILTTRQIAAMHFPSYETGRRRLYDLKWSGKIENHVFRASTEDSLDEDVNVWMLTSKGFRYVLEDLEKEKPERYPDWPSRRNVRHYLDANEVYVMASGALDAVLGSYPAWEWRDERGASRRWNMGGRERTHRPDAEVRFGDTVYFIERETARSRKSPNHFVNRMEDYAGYIRYARANGAAESFKVMWACDTERDENHAADAGERFAVPTYAGTPREVSQRLKQHAQESVQLAVASGARG from the coding sequence GTGGCGAAGAAGTCGAGCGGCAGGGGCCAGATCACGCCCCGCGACGAGCGCATATTCAGGGACCTCTACCACACCCGCATCCTGACCACCCGGCAGATCGCAGCGATGCACTTCCCCTCCTACGAGACGGGGCGCCGGAGGCTCTACGACCTCAAGTGGTCGGGCAAGATCGAAAACCACGTCTTTCGGGCCTCCACCGAGGACTCCCTCGACGAGGACGTGAACGTGTGGATGCTCACCTCCAAGGGCTTCCGGTACGTGCTCGAAGACCTCGAAAAAGAGAAGCCCGAGAGGTACCCCGACTGGCCCTCCAGGAGGAACGTCCGCCACTACCTCGACGCCAACGAGGTCTACGTCATGGCCTCCGGCGCCCTCGACGCCGTGCTCGGGAGCTACCCGGCCTGGGAGTGGAGGGACGAGCGGGGCGCCTCCCGCCGGTGGAACATGGGCGGCAGGGAGCGCACGCACCGCCCCGACGCCGAGGTCCGTTTCGGGGACACCGTCTACTTCATCGAGCGCGAGACCGCGCGGTCCAGAAAGTCGCCGAACCACTTCGTGAACAGGATGGAAGACTACGCCGGCTACATCCGCTACGCCAGGGCGAACGGCGCCGCGGAGAGCTTCAAGGTGATGTGGGCCTGCGACACCGAGAGGGACGAGAACCACGCCGCCGACGCCGGCGAGAGGTTCGCGGTCCCGACCTACGCCGGCACCCCGAGAGAGGTCTCCCAACGCCTCAAACAGCACGCCCAGGAGAGCGTTCAGCTCGCGGTCGCATCCGGCGCACGGGGGTAG
- a CDS encoding macro domain-containing protein yields the protein MLEARVDLWKAEADLRVVTTNGFVKRNGEAVMGAGCARELRDAVPSAPRKLGALIRRHGNRPVRFLAVNGAHVASLPVKVHWKLAADLDLIEASVRSLVLMADKFGYTNVVLPRPGCGNGRLKWAEVQERIEPLLDDRFTVVTK from the coding sequence GTGCTGGAGGCTCGGGTAGATCTCTGGAAGGCGGAGGCGGACCTCAGGGTGGTGACCACGAACGGTTTCGTGAAGCGTAACGGTGAGGCGGTCATGGGCGCAGGCTGCGCTAGGGAGCTCCGGGACGCCGTCCCCTCGGCCCCCCGGAAGCTCGGCGCCCTGATCCGGCGCCACGGTAACCGCCCGGTGCGGTTCCTGGCCGTCAACGGCGCCCACGTCGCCTCGCTGCCGGTGAAGGTCCACTGGAAGCTCGCCGCGGACCTCGACCTCATAGAGGCTTCCGTCCGCTCCCTGGTCCTCATGGCCGACAAGTTCGGCTACACGAACGTGGTGCTCCCTCGTCCCGGCTGCGGGAACGGACGCCTGAAGTGGGCGGAGGTGCAGGAGAGGATCGAGCCCCTCCTCGACGACCGCTTCACGGTCGTCACGAAGTGA
- a CDS encoding RecQ family ATP-dependent DNA helicase, with product MSAPASGSADASNGGAGDLPRRLLLRVFGHEDFRPGQEDIIAAAVAGRDVLAVMPTSGGKSLCYQVPALMGEGLTVVVSPLVSLIKDQIDALRARVEASDEGVPAGAVAALHSSLSVSERRAVERRVLSGEAKILYLAPERLRSLEIVLLLRRAGGGAGVSLVVVDEAHCTSEWGHSFRPEYLFLRTAIRDLGSRGSRPPIMALTATADPRVRGDIVELLGLREPEVIRTGFDRPNLRYRVRWVAEDGRLHTVVRALNEGEAPAIVYAHTRSRCEELASALSSRGIRAEAYHAGMGPAERDAVQGRFMDDELPVIVATVAFGMGVDKPNVRTVVHAKVPDSIPAYVQEAGRAGRDGRPAFSTVLFSPEELEHRKDLARTNLTAPEDAKAFLDALKKIGVPEKAGPNAGKLRANPNPQDLSRLGDVGGGAAADVLRALEAMGRVRRGYNLWAEIRIKRLPPDASSAAPPDDGSAGAGVLRALARRGTGSRVPLVDLAREVGASPAAVQASLTRLIRSGRIEAAPKGRIADLLVKPAPLGRRELADLGARFEHRSEQEARHLEEVAAYASLTTCRRARLLSHFGDEAAELVAPCDGCDVCRKRSVPSLLRRFFGGLADAFAPAGT from the coding sequence GTGAGTGCTCCGGCGAGCGGGTCGGCGGACGCTTCGAACGGCGGCGCGGGAGATCTCCCGCGCCGCCTGCTGCTTAGGGTCTTCGGCCACGAGGACTTCAGGCCCGGCCAGGAGGACATCATAGCCGCCGCCGTGGCCGGCAGGGACGTCTTGGCCGTCATGCCCACGAGCGGCGGCAAGTCGCTGTGCTACCAGGTGCCCGCCCTGATGGGCGAGGGCCTTACCGTGGTGGTCTCGCCGCTCGTCTCCCTGATAAAGGACCAGATCGACGCGCTGCGCGCCCGCGTCGAGGCCTCCGACGAGGGGGTCCCGGCCGGGGCCGTGGCCGCCCTGCACTCGAGCCTCTCCGTCTCCGAGCGCCGCGCCGTCGAGCGGCGCGTCCTCTCCGGGGAGGCGAAGATCCTCTACCTCGCGCCCGAGAGGTTGCGCTCGCTGGAGATCGTCTTGCTCCTCCGACGCGCCGGTGGCGGGGCCGGGGTCTCGCTCGTCGTCGTGGACGAGGCGCACTGCACCTCCGAGTGGGGGCATTCCTTCAGGCCGGAGTACCTGTTCCTGAGGACGGCCATACGGGACCTCGGCTCGCGCGGGAGCCGGCCCCCGATCATGGCGCTGACGGCCACGGCGGACCCCAGGGTCCGCGGGGACATCGTGGAGCTCCTGGGGCTCAGGGAGCCGGAGGTCATCAGGACCGGCTTCGACCGCCCCAACCTGCGCTACCGCGTGCGGTGGGTGGCCGAGGACGGCCGCCTCCACACGGTCGTCCGGGCGCTCAACGAAGGCGAGGCGCCGGCGATCGTCTACGCCCACACGAGGAGCCGGTGCGAGGAGCTCGCCTCCGCGCTCTCCTCGCGCGGCATCCGGGCCGAGGCCTACCACGCCGGGATGGGCCCCGCCGAGCGCGACGCGGTCCAGGGCCGCTTCATGGACGACGAGCTGCCCGTCATAGTCGCCACCGTGGCCTTCGGCATGGGCGTGGACAAGCCGAACGTGAGGACCGTCGTACACGCGAAGGTTCCGGACTCCATCCCCGCCTACGTCCAGGAGGCCGGCCGCGCGGGGAGGGACGGGCGCCCCGCCTTCTCCACCGTGCTGTTCTCCCCGGAGGAGCTCGAACACCGCAAGGACCTCGCCCGCACGAACCTCACCGCCCCGGAGGACGCGAAGGCTTTCTTGGACGCCCTCAAAAAGATCGGCGTCCCGGAGAAGGCCGGGCCGAACGCCGGCAAGCTCCGCGCCAACCCGAACCCCCAGGACCTCTCGCGCCTGGGCGACGTCGGCGGCGGGGCCGCGGCGGACGTGCTGCGCGCGCTGGAGGCGATGGGCCGGGTCAGGCGCGGCTACAACCTGTGGGCCGAGATCCGGATAAAGCGGCTTCCCCCCGACGCCTCCTCGGCCGCGCCGCCAGACGACGGGAGCGCTGGCGCCGGGGTCCTGCGCGCGCTCGCGCGACGGGGGACCGGTTCCCGCGTGCCGTTGGTGGACCTCGCCCGGGAGGTCGGGGCCTCGCCGGCCGCCGTCCAGGCCTCGCTCACGCGGCTCATCCGCTCCGGAAGGATCGAGGCCGCGCCGAAGGGCCGGATCGCGGACCTGCTCGTCAAGCCCGCGCCCCTCGGCCGCCGCGAGCTCGCGGACCTCGGGGCCCGTTTCGAGCACCGCTCGGAACAGGAGGCCCGGCACCTGGAGGAGGTCGCCGCCTACGCCTCCCTCACGACCTGCCGGCGCGCGAGGCTGCTCTCCCACTTCGGAGACGAGGCCGCCGAGCTTGTCGCCCCCTGCGACGGCTGCGACGTCTGCCGGAAGCGATCGGTCCCGTCGCTGCTCAGGCGGTTCTTCGGCGGCCTGGCGGACGCCTTCGCCCCGGCCGGGACCTGA
- a CDS encoding single-stranded DNA-binding protein, giving the protein MVSYNRVVLAGNITRDPELRFTQAGIPVCNFGLAQNKVRGDKEHTNFFDVSAWRELGETVANYKKKGDPILLEGRLEYRTWEDPETGKTRSKHEVVADNIQFLGGGKNGSGGGSGGGSGEQGTKRGSGGRQEADSAPEDLEDIPFRAVNAKRLNVEGIL; this is encoded by the coding sequence GTGGTTTCGTACAATCGCGTAGTTCTCGCCGGCAACATCACGAGAGATCCGGAGCTCCGGTTCACCCAGGCGGGCATCCCCGTCTGCAACTTCGGGCTCGCCCAGAACAAGGTCCGCGGCGACAAGGAGCACACCAACTTCTTCGACGTCTCCGCGTGGCGGGAGCTCGGCGAGACCGTCGCCAACTACAAGAAGAAGGGCGACCCCATCCTCCTCGAGGGCCGTCTGGAGTACCGTACCTGGGAAGACCCGGAGACCGGCAAGACCCGCTCGAAGCACGAGGTCGTCGCGGACAACATTCAGTTCCTCGGCGGCGGCAAGAACGGCTCCGGCGGTGGCTCCGGCGGTGGCTCCGGCGAGCAGGGCACCAAGCGCGGCAGCGGCGGGCGCCAGGAGGCGGATAGCGCCCCCGAAGATCTGGAAGACATCCCCTTTCGCGCGGTCAACGCCAAGCGCCTGAACGTCGAGGGCATCCTCTAG
- a CDS encoding ArsR/SmtB family transcription factor, with amino-acid sequence MTNDRCDLICIDAPRAEAIRGRLLDGETAYGAAERAKALSDPTRLTLAAALREADAEGGELCVCDLAWIAGRAQNLVSHHMRTLRSLGVVRSRRSGKMVMYSLTGEGLSLLGAVLDEAPRAKPAGTPVRGAMA; translated from the coding sequence ATGACGAACGACCGCTGCGACCTGATCTGCATCGACGCCCCGCGCGCGGAGGCGATCCGCGGTAGGCTGCTCGACGGCGAGACCGCCTACGGCGCCGCGGAGCGCGCCAAGGCGCTCTCGGACCCCACGCGCCTGACGCTGGCCGCCGCCCTGCGGGAGGCGGACGCCGAGGGCGGCGAGCTGTGCGTGTGCGACCTGGCCTGGATCGCCGGCCGCGCCCAGAACCTCGTTTCGCACCACATGAGGACCCTCCGCTCGCTCGGCGTGGTCCGCTCCCGCCGGAGCGGCAAGATGGTCATGTACTCGCTCACGGGCGAGGGGCTCTCGCTCCTCGGCGCCGTGCTGGACGAGGCCCCGCGGGCGAAGCCGGCGGGTACCCCCGTTCGGGGGGCGATGGCGTGA
- a CDS encoding heavy metal translocating P-type ATPase → MSRPKRMLPVLGQAPEEPKPAEQQATPEGTDGCTDDCCSGAADTPATPTTREANPEASDGAPVGTLERTVVRVEGMDCASCAATVERRVFALPGVSKATVNFAAGRLDAEHGPGVSVGDLEGAVRAAGYGVAKADEAERPPFWRTPRAISVFASASLFLVGLALSFAGAPGTVRAAVYLAAIAVGGLPIFRAAVAGLRARHLDMNVLMSAATIGAVGIGEWAEAASVVVLFAAGNALQVYAIDRTRGAVRALVRLAPNEALVRRGASEVVVPAGEVGVGDTVIVRPGERLAVDGEVVEGSSAVDEAPVTGESVPVEKGAGDAVYSGSLNGQGGLVVRATKRAGDSMLQRIARLVEEAQAKKAPAEQFVDRFSRVYTPIVVAAAVLLAAVPPLLGAGFGEWFYRALALLIIACPCALVISTPVTVVSGIGAASRRGILVKGGAALEAAGRLKALAFDKTGTLTEGRPVVSRVSPLGGRDEVEVLRVAAALERRSEHPLAHAILTAAGGAELPPVAGFRSVAGRGAEGEVDGERYLIGSPRLFAERGIALDGAGEALAGVERAGETPVVLGDEGGPLAVFGLADSLRPDAKATVGALRAAGVEELVMLTGDAEAPARRVAEELGIGYRARLLPEQKIGAVRELVAEHGSAGMVGDGVNDAPALAASSVGFAMGAAGTDVALETADVALMQDDLPKLAEAVRLSRAAEGIIKQNVAVSILIKGVFVLLAPFGLVALWLAVLADMGTSIAVTLNGLRLFRKRGA, encoded by the coding sequence GTGAGCCGCCCGAAGAGGATGCTGCCGGTCCTGGGCCAGGCCCCCGAGGAGCCGAAGCCCGCGGAGCAGCAAGCGACGCCCGAGGGGACCGACGGCTGCACGGACGACTGCTGCTCGGGCGCGGCGGATACTCCCGCCACGCCGACCACTCGGGAGGCCAATCCCGAGGCGTCGGACGGTGCCCCCGTAGGCACCCTGGAGAGGACCGTCGTGCGGGTCGAGGGGATGGACTGCGCGAGCTGCGCGGCCACCGTGGAGAGGCGCGTCTTCGCCCTGCCCGGCGTGTCCAAGGCGACCGTGAACTTCGCCGCCGGCCGGCTGGACGCCGAGCACGGGCCCGGCGTCTCGGTGGGGGACCTCGAGGGGGCGGTCAGGGCCGCCGGCTACGGGGTGGCCAAGGCCGACGAGGCCGAAAGACCGCCCTTCTGGCGCACCCCGAGGGCGATCTCCGTCTTCGCCTCGGCGTCGCTGTTCCTGGTCGGCCTCGCGCTCTCCTTCGCCGGCGCGCCCGGGACGGTGCGGGCGGCGGTGTACCTCGCCGCGATCGCCGTGGGCGGGCTGCCGATCTTCCGGGCCGCCGTGGCGGGCCTGAGGGCGCGGCACCTGGACATGAACGTGCTCATGAGCGCGGCCACGATCGGCGCGGTCGGCATCGGCGAGTGGGCGGAGGCGGCCTCCGTCGTGGTGCTCTTCGCCGCCGGCAACGCGCTCCAGGTCTACGCCATAGACCGCACGCGCGGGGCGGTGCGGGCGCTGGTGCGCCTCGCTCCGAACGAGGCCCTCGTCAGGAGGGGCGCCTCCGAGGTCGTCGTCCCCGCGGGCGAGGTCGGGGTGGGCGACACGGTGATCGTCAGGCCCGGCGAGAGGCTGGCGGTGGACGGCGAGGTCGTCGAGGGCTCCTCGGCGGTGGACGAGGCCCCGGTCACGGGAGAGAGCGTGCCCGTGGAGAAGGGGGCGGGCGACGCCGTCTACTCCGGCTCCCTCAACGGCCAGGGCGGGTTGGTAGTCCGGGCGACCAAGCGGGCCGGGGATTCGATGCTGCAGAGGATCGCGCGGCTCGTGGAGGAGGCGCAGGCGAAGAAGGCCCCGGCCGAGCAGTTCGTGGACCGCTTCTCCCGGGTCTACACCCCGATCGTGGTCGCGGCGGCCGTCCTGCTCGCCGCGGTGCCCCCCCTGCTCGGGGCCGGCTTCGGGGAGTGGTTCTACAGGGCGCTGGCGCTGCTCATCATCGCCTGCCCGTGCGCGCTCGTGATCTCCACGCCCGTCACGGTGGTCTCCGGGATAGGGGCCGCCTCCAGGCGCGGCATCCTGGTGAAGGGCGGGGCGGCGCTGGAGGCGGCCGGACGTCTCAAGGCGCTGGCATTCGACAAGACGGGGACGCTCACGGAAGGTCGCCCGGTGGTCTCGCGCGTCTCCCCCCTGGGCGGGCGCGACGAGGTCGAGGTGCTGCGGGTCGCGGCGGCGCTCGAGCGCCGCTCGGAGCACCCGTTGGCGCACGCGATCCTGACCGCGGCGGGCGGGGCCGAGCTGCCCCCGGTCGCGGGCTTTCGGTCGGTCGCGGGCAGGGGCGCCGAGGGCGAGGTGGACGGCGAGCGGTACCTGATCGGGAGCCCCCGCCTCTTCGCCGAGAGGGGGATAGCCCTCGACGGGGCGGGCGAGGCGCTCGCCGGGGTCGAGCGGGCGGGGGAGACGCCGGTCGTCCTGGGCGACGAGGGCGGACCGCTCGCGGTCTTCGGGCTCGCCGACTCCCTGCGCCCCGACGCGAAGGCGACCGTAGGGGCCCTGCGCGCGGCGGGCGTGGAGGAATTGGTGATGCTCACCGGGGACGCCGAGGCGCCGGCGCGCCGCGTGGCCGAGGAGCTCGGGATCGGCTACAGGGCGAGGCTCCTGCCCGAGCAGAAGATCGGGGCGGTGCGCGAACTCGTCGCCGAGCACGGCTCGGCGGGCATGGTCGGCGACGGCGTCAACGACGCCCCGGCGCTGGCCGCCTCCTCCGTGGGCTTCGCGATGGGCGCGGCGGGCACCGACGTGGCCCTGGAGACCGCCGACGTCGCGCTCATGCAGGACGACCTGCCCAAGCTCGCGGAGGCCGTGAGGCTCTCGCGGGCGGCGGAAGGGATCATCAAGCAGAACGTGGCCGTCTCTATCCTGATAAAGGGCGTCTTCGTGCTGCTCGCCCCCTTCGGGCTCGTCGCCCTCTGGCTCGCCGTACTCGCCGACATGGGCACCTCCATAGCCGTCACCCTCAACGGCCTGAGGCTCTTCCGCAAGAGGGGCGCCTAG
- a CDS encoding DF family (seleno)protein, producing the protein MRVELLYFGGCPGYRKAERALRIALSEEGMPGGSAPELVAVDTDEEAERLRFPGSPTIRVDGEDLFPEGLGQRASWHIGCRVYRAPEGLEDHPSAEMIRTRLLRKQGERG; encoded by the coding sequence GTGAGGGTGGAACTGCTGTACTTCGGGGGCTGCCCCGGTTACCGCAAGGCCGAGCGGGCCCTGAGGATCGCGCTCTCGGAGGAAGGCATGCCGGGCGGCTCCGCGCCGGAGCTGGTCGCGGTCGACACCGACGAGGAGGCCGAGAGGCTCCGGTTCCCCGGCAGCCCGACAATACGCGTGGACGGCGAGGACCTGTTCCCGGAGGGGCTCGGCCAGAGGGCGAGCTGGCACATCGGGTGCAGGGTCTACCGGGCGCCCGAGGGCCTCGAGGACCACCCATCGGCGGAGATGATCCGGACGAGGTTACTCCGGAAACAGGGCGAAAGGGGTTGA